From a single Nicotiana tomentosiformis chromosome 2, ASM39032v3, whole genome shotgun sequence genomic region:
- the LOC104121009 gene encoding UDP-arabinose 4-epimerase 1-like, producing MQNLGRTRSQPRSNRSMPLGGMDYADPKKSNYVGKILMAAMLTALCILMLKQSPSFNTPFSRHEPGVTHVLVTGGAGYIGSHAALRLLKESYRVTIVDNLSRGNLGAIRILQELFPEPGRLQFIYADLGDAKSVHKVFSQNAFDAVMHFAAVAYVGESTLDPLKYYHNITSNTLTVLEAMATHGVPTLIYSSTCATYGEPEKMPITEGTPQLPINPYGKAKKMAEDIILDFHKNSNMAGMILRYFNVIGSDPDGRLGEAPRPELREHGRISGACFDAARGIIPGLKVRGTDYKTPDGTCIRDYIDVTDLVDAHVKALEKAKPGKVGIYNVGTGRGRSVKEFVEACKAATGVPIKVDFLPRRPGDYAQVYSDPTKIRNELNWTAKFTDLQESLQVAWRWQKSHLNGYVSSLATSLATS from the exons GCATGGATTATGCAGATCCAAAGAAGAGCAATTATGTGGGTAAAATTCTTATGGCTGCTATGTTGACAGCACTGTGCATTCTTATGCTCAAGCAGTCCCCAAGTTTTAATACCCCA TTTTCTCGGCATGAACCAGGTGTTACTCATGTCTTAGTCACTGGAGGTGCTGGCTATATTGGCTCCCACGCAGCATTGCGTCTTCTGAAAGAATCTTACCGGGTGACCATAGTG GACAACCTTTCACGAGGAAACCTAGGCGCTATTAGGATTCTACAAGAACTATTTCCTGAACCTGGCAGGCTTCAGTTCATATATGCTGACTTGGGGGATGCAAAATCG GTGCACAAGGTATTCTCCCAAAATGCATTTGATGCGGTCATGCATTTTGCAGCTGTAGCATATGTTGGCGAGAGCACCCTTGATCCTCTCAA ATATTATCACAATATCACATCAAATACCCTCACTGTATTAGAAGCAATGGCAACTCATGGAGTCCCAACTTTAATTTACTCTAGTACATGTGCAACGTATGGAGAGCCTGAAAAGATGCCCATTACAGAAGGAACTCCACAG CTCCCTATTAATCCATATGGAAAAGCAAAGAAAATGGCGGAAGATATCATTCTGGATTTTCATAAGAACTCAAACATGGCTGGCATGATTCTGAG ATACTTCAACGTGATTGGTTCTGATCCAGATGGAAGACTAGGAGAAGCTCCCCGACCTGAACTTCGCGAACATGGCCGGATATCTGGTGCTTGTTTTGATGCAGCTCGTGGAATCATACCTGGGCTTAAG GTTAGAGGAACGGACTATAAAACACCAGATGGTACATGCATAAGGGATTATATAGACGTGACTGATCTGGTTGATGCTCATGTTAAAGCTCTTGAGAAGGCAAAGCCAGGGAAAGTTGGGATCTACAATGTTGGAACAGGAAGAG GTAGATCAGTGAAGGAATTTGTGGAGGCTTGTAAAGCTGCTACTGGGGTACCTATCAAAGTTGACTTTCTTCCCCGTAGGCCTGGTGATTATGCACAAGTGTACAGTGATCCAACTAAGATTAGAAATGAACTGAACTGGACAGCCAAATTCACTGATCTTCAAGAGAGTTTGCAGGTCGCATGGAGATGGCAGAAATCACACCTTAATGGTTATGTTTCATCCTTGGCGACATCCTTGGCAACGTCCTGA
- the LOC104121008 gene encoding AP2-like ethylene-responsive transcription factor At2g41710 translates to MASPSSEPTAKPEGSSGNDVGGGETSEAMGSIGTDQLLLYRGPKKAKKERGCTAKERISKMPPCTAGKRSSIYRGVTRHRWTGRYEAHLWDKSTWNQNQNKKGKQVYLGAYDEEEAAARAYDLAALKYWGPGTLINFPVTDYTRDLEEMQNVSREDYLASLRRKSGGFSRGISKYRPLSSRWDLQFGRVPGADYFNSLQYGDDATVNNEYIGGFCMDRKIDLSSYIKWWGGNKARQTDSHLKTSEETKVGCPEDIDNELRASELSIQQTEPYEMPRFGVCQERKNHKSSALSAMSILSQSAAYKSLQEKVAKKKEKVENENKSTINRVDRGKTIEKSSPDSGSKRLGAAFLNPGGSSISKNLHPLTPLLSAPLLTNYNNVDPLTDPVLWTSLVPIFHTGSSRTAEVHKSEATSDYTLFQQED, encoded by the exons ATGGCTTCCCCTTCCTCTGAGCCTACTGCCAAGCCTGAGGGTAGCAGTGGAAATGATGTCGGTGGCGGAGAAACATCAGAAGCTATGGGTTCTATAGGGACTGATCAGCTATTACTGTATAGAGGACCGAAGAAAGCAAAGAAAGAGAGGGGTTGTACAGCCAAGGAGCGCATAAGCAAAATGCCCCCATGTACTGCAGGGAAGCGCAGCTCCATCTATCGTGGTGTCACTAG GCATAGATGGACTGGCCGTTATGAAGCTCATCTTTGGGATAAAAGTACctggaatcaaaaccaaaatAAGAAAGGAAAGCAAG TTTACTTAG GAGCGTATGATGAGGAGGAGGCTGCAGCAAGAGCATATGATCTTGCTGCTTTGAAATATTGGGGTCCTGGAACTCTCATTAATTTCCCA GTGACAGATTACACAAGGGACCTTGAAGAGATGCAAAATGTCTCAAGAGAGGATTATCTTGCGTCATTAAGAAG AAAGAGCGGTGGTTTCTCCAGAGGGATCTCCAAATATCGTCCTCTATCCAG TCGATGGGACCTGCAATTTGGTCGTGTGCCTGGAGCTGATTACTTTAACAGCCTGCAGTATG GTGATGATGCAACAGTCAACAATGAGTACATTGGTGGTTTCTGCATGGATAGAAAGATTGACTTGTCAAGTTACATCAAGTGGTGGGGAGGTAATAAAGCTCGTCAAACAGATTCCCATTTGAAAACGTCAGAGGAAACAAAGGTTGGTTGTCCTGAAGATATTGATAATGAGCTTAGGGCTTCAGAATTATCAATTCAGCAGACTGAACCATATGAGATGCCCCGTTTTGGTGTGTGCCAAGAAAGAAAGAATCATAAAAGCTCCGCACTGTCTGCTATGAGCATTTTGTCACAATCTGCAGCATACAAGAGTTTACAAGAGAAGGttgctaaaaagaaagaaaaagttgaGAATGAAAACAAAAGCACTATCAACAGAGTCGACCGTGGGAAGACGATTGAGAAATCAAGTCCTGATAGTGGAAGCAAGAGGCTTGGAGCTGCATTTCTAAACCCCGGGGGATCATCTATTAGCAAAAACTTGCACCCACTTACTCCACTCCTATCGGCACCACTTCTCACTAACTACAACAACGTAGATCCCCTAACAGACCCTGTTCTTTGGACATCTCTTGTTCCTATTTTTCATACAGGTTCTTCACGCACTGCTGAG GTGCACAAGAGCGAAGCAACTTCAGATTATACTTTATTTCAGCAAGAAGATTAA